In Vibrio sp. STUT-A11, a genomic segment contains:
- the tolC gene encoding outer membrane channel protein TolC, giving the protein MKKLLPLFISAALGSISASAYADSLADIYDLAKQNDPQLLSVAAQRDQAFEAITSSRSALLPQINLTAGYEIIRGDIDYDSAGKSTYDKNDLTAGINFSQELYNRASWITLDTAEKTARQADATYAATQQSLILRVSQAYFEVLRAQDSLVFVRAEKAAVGRQLEQTKQRFEVGLSAITDVHDAQAEYDAVLADEVLAENDLINSYESLREITGQEHKNLNVLDTDRFSASRSDSPAEALIEVAKEQNLSLLSSRISQDIARDNISLASSGHLPTLSLDGGYNYSDRAQSATDYDLDALNVGINLSVPLYTGGNTTSQTKQAEYAYVAASEDLEAQYRSVVKEVRAQNNNINASIGALRAYEQSVVSARSALEATEAGFDVGTRTIVDVLDATRRLYDANRNLSDARYDYILSGLQLRQAVGTLSEQDILNIDAGLTPVN; this is encoded by the coding sequence GTAGCAGCTCAGCGTGACCAAGCTTTCGAAGCAATCACCTCAAGCCGTAGTGCCCTTCTACCACAAATCAATTTAACTGCGGGTTACGAAATAATTCGTGGTGATATTGATTACGATTCAGCAGGTAAATCAACTTATGACAAGAATGACCTGACCGCTGGCATCAACTTCAGTCAAGAACTGTACAACCGCGCATCTTGGATTACGTTAGACACTGCTGAGAAAACAGCTCGTCAGGCAGATGCAACTTACGCAGCAACCCAGCAGAGTTTGATCCTGCGTGTTTCACAAGCTTATTTTGAAGTACTGCGTGCGCAAGACAGCCTGGTCTTTGTTCGCGCAGAAAAAGCTGCTGTTGGCCGTCAACTTGAGCAAACTAAACAACGTTTTGAAGTAGGCCTATCTGCAATTACAGACGTTCATGATGCGCAAGCTGAATACGATGCAGTACTGGCTGATGAAGTTTTGGCAGAAAACGATCTGATCAATAGCTACGAATCATTACGTGAAATCACAGGCCAAGAGCACAAGAACCTAAATGTGCTTGATACTGATCGCTTCTCTGCAAGCCGTTCGGATAGCCCTGCTGAAGCACTGATAGAAGTAGCAAAAGAGCAGAACTTGAGCTTGCTTTCATCACGTATTTCACAGGATATCGCTCGTGACAACATCTCACTAGCAAGTTCTGGCCACTTACCAACGTTGAGTTTAGATGGCGGTTATAACTACTCGGATAGAGCACAGAGTGCCACCGACTACGATCTTGATGCTCTAAACGTTGGCATTAACCTATCGGTTCCTCTATACACGGGTGGTAACACGACATCACAAACGAAACAAGCAGAGTATGCTTACGTTGCTGCAAGTGAAGATCTTGAAGCTCAGTACCGTAGCGTAGTGAAAGAAGTCCGTGCACAAAACAACAACATCAACGCGTCTATCGGTGCTTTACGCGCTTACGAACAATCTGTAGTTTCTGCACGCTCAGCACTAGAGGCGACTGAAGCTGGTTTTGATGTGGGTACTCGTACCATTGTTGACGTGCTTGATGCCACTCGTCGTTTATATGATGCAAACCGCAATCTATCTGATGCTCGTTACGATTACATCCTAAGTGGCCTGCAATTGCGCCAGGCAGTGGGCACTCTAAGTGAGCAAGACATCTTGAATATCGATGCGGGTCTGACGCCAGTAAACTAA